A genomic stretch from Skermanella mucosa includes:
- a CDS encoding response regulator, with amino-acid sequence MARILLVDDEVLNTMANAALLARYGHEVREAYNGVGALRHLEGFSPDLIITDYMMPLMDGAELVGRIRDTPPLEEVRIILATAVTEEAVTGRIDFDRYLGKPFRDSQLLAAVADLLKP; translated from the coding sequence ATGGCGCGCATTCTCCTGGTCGATGACGAGGTTCTCAACACCATGGCCAACGCGGCGCTGCTCGCGCGGTACGGGCACGAGGTCCGCGAGGCTTACAACGGAGTGGGAGCCCTGCGGCACCTCGAGGGCTTCAGCCCCGACCTGATCATCACCGACTACATGATGCCGCTGATGGACGGCGCGGAACTGGTCGGCCGCATCCGGGACACCCCGCCCCTGGAAGAGGTCAGGATCATCCTGGCCACCGCGGTGACTGAGGAAGCCGTCACGGGACGGATCGACTTCGACCGCTATCTCGGGAAGCCGTTCAGGGACAGCCAGCTCCTCGCCGCGGTCGCCGACCTGCTGAAACCCTGA
- a CDS encoding tetratricopeptide repeat protein translates to MRQAGDIRTHAALLPLVPHARALTGDLPDAPTATLLSWLGRFNLERGAYADAEVDCRRTFEASKRLLGDEHSDTLGSMNNLAGTLSDLGDLQGARALVAEALPVALRKYGPAPELSQKLIAWARYLGLPMP, encoded by the coding sequence ATGCGGCAGGCCGGTGACATCCGCACCCATGCCGCCCTGCTGCCCCTGGTCCCCCACGCCCGCGCTCTGACCGGGGACCTGCCGGACGCCCCCACAGCCACGCTCCTGTCGTGGCTTGGACGGTTCAATCTTGAGCGGGGAGCTTACGCCGACGCGGAGGTGGACTGCCGCCGTACCTTCGAAGCAAGCAAACGCCTGCTGGGCGACGAGCATTCCGACACCCTGGGCAGCATGAACAATCTGGCCGGAACGCTCTCGGATCTCGGCGACCTTCAAGGCGCGCGGGCGCTGGTAGCCGAGGCGTTGCCTGTGGCGCTGCGCAAGTACGGTCCGGCACCCGAACTTTCACAAAAATTGATCGCTTGGGCCAGATATCTCGGCCTGCCCATGCCGTAA
- a CDS encoding NB-ARC domain-containing protein has translation MWRIDGRLSKNRLARITGDSVGLVQVQGRDGIGKTLLAEEYARRFGAAYPGGIMWLSAARGQDLGAQRQGIAESLGIATAGLGPDAVEGLLKGRLLARRETYLWVVDDLPPDADTAELNAWSAPTANGATLVTTRGTGLGGSGFVLRLGLLSDDEAHELLTGRRPARGDGERAAAREILALLGNHALAVDVAGAAVEMLGYAGFRDRLRDPADDATELAAELAGDLPTGHARQIAATLLDSIDRLDAAGLRFLHLAALLAPAPIPLSLAADVFARLPGCPAAATAWPRPPAPSRRPRGKPWPNTSRAAGRMPATPCRSMCWSAAPCASTGANRRPRCARRPWPR, from the coding sequence ATGTGGCGGATCGACGGGCGCCTGTCCAAGAACCGGCTCGCGCGGATCACCGGCGACAGCGTCGGGCTGGTCCAGGTGCAGGGCAGGGACGGCATCGGCAAGACCCTGCTGGCGGAGGAATACGCCCGGCGCTTCGGCGCGGCCTATCCCGGCGGCATCATGTGGTTGAGTGCCGCCAGGGGGCAGGACCTGGGCGCGCAGCGGCAGGGCATCGCCGAAAGCCTCGGCATCGCGACCGCCGGCCTTGGGCCGGACGCGGTCGAGGGCCTGCTGAAGGGCAGGCTGCTGGCCAGGCGGGAAACCTACCTGTGGGTCGTGGACGACCTGCCGCCCGACGCCGATACAGCCGAGCTGAACGCCTGGAGCGCGCCGACCGCCAACGGCGCGACACTGGTTACCACCCGCGGCACCGGGTTGGGCGGTTCGGGCTTCGTCCTCCGGCTGGGGCTTCTGTCGGACGACGAGGCCCATGAGCTTCTGACCGGCCGCCGGCCCGCGCGTGGCGATGGCGAGCGGGCGGCGGCGCGGGAGATCCTGGCCCTGCTGGGCAACCACGCCCTGGCGGTCGACGTGGCGGGTGCCGCCGTCGAGATGCTGGGCTACGCGGGCTTCCGCGACCGGCTGCGCGATCCCGCTGACGACGCGACGGAGCTGGCCGCGGAACTGGCCGGCGACCTGCCGACCGGCCATGCCCGGCAGATCGCGGCCACCCTGCTGGACAGCATCGACCGGCTGGACGCGGCGGGCCTGCGCTTCCTGCACCTCGCCGCCCTGCTGGCCCCGGCACCGATCCCCCTGTCCCTGGCGGCCGATGTCTTCGCCCGGCTGCCCGGCTGCCCGGCGGCGGCGACGGCCTGGCCAAGGCCGCCCGCGCCGTCAAGGCGGCCGCGTGGGAAGCCCTGGCCGAACACATCCCGGGCGGCGGGGAGGATGCCGGCGACGCCGTGTCGGTCCATGTGCTGGTCAGCCGCACCCTGCGCTTCCACAGGGGCGAACCGCCGCCCGCGATGCGCGAGGCGGCCGTGGCCGCGCTGA
- a CDS encoding Rpn family recombination-promoting nuclease/putative transposase yields MQASDSLYHRLFSDPVMIEQLVRGFLPAGIAALLDFTRLERVNAKFHAAWGDRREGDVIWRVPTLAGEMVHIYLLLEFQATPERFMPVRVQVYSGLLWQQIIDGRALAPGGRLPPLLPIVLYAGEARWNSPAATTDLVALPEDSPLWPWQPQVRYHLIDEKRLHAEDLARHDSLVALLFRIEICDRPDDLPGLVAQAVAWFKSHPGHATLRLAFGDLVAHSVAGLVGTPPATTVSMDIEEVQDMLAERIKKWEQELIAKGVAEGEARGEAKGEARGEVRGEAKGRAAMLKRQFTRRFGALTADVERLIDTATPDQHDAYMDRLMDAQAPGDVFPDLLRPGE; encoded by the coding sequence ATGCAAGCCTCCGACTCCCTGTACCACCGCCTGTTCTCCGACCCGGTGATGATCGAGCAGCTCGTGCGCGGCTTCCTGCCCGCCGGGATCGCCGCCCTGCTGGACTTCACCCGGCTCGAACGGGTCAACGCCAAGTTCCACGCCGCCTGGGGCGACCGGCGCGAGGGCGACGTGATCTGGCGCGTGCCGACCCTGGCGGGAGAGATGGTCCACATCTATCTGCTGCTGGAATTCCAGGCGACCCCGGAGCGGTTCATGCCGGTGCGGGTGCAGGTCTATTCCGGCCTGCTCTGGCAGCAGATCATCGACGGGCGCGCCCTGGCGCCGGGCGGCCGGCTGCCGCCGCTGCTGCCGATCGTGCTCTATGCCGGCGAGGCCCGCTGGAACAGCCCCGCCGCCACGACCGACCTCGTGGCGCTGCCCGAGGACTCGCCGCTCTGGCCTTGGCAGCCGCAGGTCCGCTATCATCTGATCGACGAGAAGCGGCTGCACGCCGAGGACCTGGCCCGGCACGATAGCCTGGTGGCGCTGCTGTTCCGGATCGAGATCTGCGACCGGCCGGACGACCTGCCCGGCCTGGTCGCCCAGGCGGTGGCTTGGTTCAAGAGCCATCCGGGCCACGCGACGCTGCGGCTGGCGTTCGGCGATCTGGTGGCGCACTCGGTCGCGGGCCTGGTCGGCACCCCGCCGGCCACGACGGTGTCGATGGATATCGAGGAGGTTCAGGACATGCTGGCGGAACGCATCAAGAAGTGGGAACAGGAACTCATCGCCAAGGGCGTCGCCGAGGGCGAGGCCAGAGGCGAGGCCAAGGGCGAGGCCCGGGGCGAAGTCAGGGGCGAGGCCAAGGGCAGGGCCGCCATGCTCAAGCGCCAGTTCACCCGCCGCTTCGGCGCCCTGACGGCGGACGTGGAACGGTTGATCGATACCGCGACGCCGGATCAACACGACGCCTACATGGACCGCCTGATGGACGCCCAGGCGCCGGGCGACGTTTTCCCCGACCTCCTCCGCCCCGGCGAGTAA